A stretch of Candidatus Gastranaerophilales bacterium DNA encodes these proteins:
- the bioC gene encoding malonyl-ACP O-methyltransferase BioC produces the protein MAERHLIESRFKKGFATYEDSAFVQARMARLLTDMLKNHQSDFDKIMEIGSGTGLLTKEIVNNFNFKEFIANDLIADCEEHVRKISDEILFFYEDAQNFNINKKFDLIMSNATFQWFDDLAETLRSFHICLKNSGYLAFSTFGVANFKEIKDTLGLSLNYKPKDEICSILSENFDILDTMEWEEKLEFKEVLDVLKYIKQIGTNSLIKGLWTKSKLEKFVKDYENLDTKGIFLTYNPILIVARKK, from the coding sequence ATGGCAGAAAGACATTTAATAGAAAGCAGATTTAAGAAAGGTTTTGCTACTTATGAAGATAGTGCTTTCGTTCAGGCACGTATGGCAAGATTACTTACTGATATGTTGAAAAATCATCAATCTGATTTTGATAAAATAATGGAAATCGGTTCGGGGACGGGGCTTTTAACCAAAGAGATTGTTAATAATTTTAACTTCAAAGAATTTATTGCTAATGATTTAATAGCGGACTGCGAGGAGCATGTTAGAAAAATCAGCGACGAAATATTATTTTTTTACGAAGATGCACAGAATTTTAACATCAATAAAAAGTTTGATTTAATTATGTCTAATGCTACTTTTCAGTGGTTTGACGACTTGGCTGAAACATTGAGAAGTTTTCATATTTGTCTAAAAAACAGCGGATATTTAGCATTTTCCACTTTTGGGGTTGCTAATTTTAAGGAAATTAAAGATACATTGGGTTTGTCTTTAAACTATAAGCCAAAGGACGAAATATGCAGTATATTGTCGGAGAACTTTGATATTCTTGATACTATGGAATGGGAAGAAAAGCTTGAGTTTAAAGAGGTGCTTGACGTTCTCAAATATATTAAACAAATTGGCACTAATTCTTTAATAAAAGGATTGTGGACTAAATCAAAGCTTGAAAAATTTGTTAAGGATTATGAAAACTTAGATACAAAAGGGATATTTTTAACTTATAACCCTATTTTGATTGTGGCACGTAAAAAATAA
- a CDS encoding tetratricopeptide repeat protein — MLGEKQDNKIKEIENEIISLEKKGDITNAINICKNALNEDPTNSKLHIKLGDLYIEKHQDIYNIKQYADEAITEYQRALESNTDADVIHYKMGLAFLCKGELDKALSHFNYAINYSPTYADAYFMAAKTFYKKDNMQECIKNAYTALHYEKLRTSKINFLLADVLSIINPPSLKNSLKIWWRKTLAVLGIPFDSFVLHNIFTKIKNMIEFLPIYTKGWYFEETGTKDKAIELYQEKIEEAPGWIPLYILLGDVYKSIGKYEEAINEYRMAIWIDPINIPAYQSMCQLYEEIGDYDKAVQSYKKLIRIQPRNPVLYSHIANILYLKGEIDESIKYYHYAINLNPSKDWTSVVSQTLGYVLHESVKNYDAAISAYQSAYQLNPNDIDTYISLGSAFYDKGDYDNAKVVYNLALELYPENSRIHCNLGYLLWGRDEIDEAIKEYELAIAYDNNYDIAYNNLGVLYLDNLGKVKDAIDCFELAVASNPNYALAYYNLGRAMVVRGDKIEAARLYQVALDINKITNELDAQEITERLNDLFE; from the coding sequence ATGCTTGGTGAAAAACAAGATAATAAAATAAAAGAAATAGAAAATGAAATCATTTCTCTTGAAAAAAAAGGAGACATCACCAATGCTATAAATATCTGTAAAAATGCACTGAATGAAGACCCTACCAATTCAAAACTCCATATAAAATTAGGGGATTTATACATTGAGAAGCACCAGGATATTTACAACATAAAACAGTACGCCGATGAAGCTATTACAGAATACCAAAGAGCATTAGAATCGAATACCGATGCCGATGTAATTCACTATAAAATGGGGCTGGCTTTCCTGTGCAAAGGCGAGTTGGACAAGGCGCTTTCTCATTTTAACTATGCGATTAATTACAGCCCGACTTATGCCGATGCGTATTTTATGGCAGCAAAAACCTTTTATAAAAAAGATAATATGCAAGAATGCATCAAAAATGCCTATACGGCTTTACACTATGAGAAACTGAGAACCTCGAAAATAAATTTTCTTCTGGCTGATGTTCTTAGTATTATAAATCCGCCTTCCTTAAAAAACAGTTTAAAAATTTGGTGGAGAAAAACATTGGCTGTATTAGGAATACCGTTTGATTCTTTTGTACTACACAATATATTTACAAAAATCAAAAATATGATAGAATTCTTACCTATATATACAAAAGGCTGGTATTTTGAAGAAACAGGCACAAAAGATAAAGCAATAGAATTGTATCAGGAAAAAATAGAGGAAGCGCCGGGTTGGATTCCTTTATACATTTTGTTAGGAGATGTATACAAATCAATAGGCAAATATGAAGAAGCCATAAACGAATACAGGATGGCGATTTGGATAGACCCCATAAATATTCCGGCATATCAATCCATGTGCCAGCTGTACGAAGAAATAGGAGATTATGACAAAGCGGTTCAAAGTTATAAAAAACTTATCAGAATACAACCGCGTAACCCCGTCTTATACAGTCATATTGCTAATATTCTTTATTTAAAAGGTGAAATTGATGAATCCATAAAATATTACCACTATGCTATAAATTTAAACCCCAGCAAAGACTGGACAAGTGTTGTATCTCAGACTTTAGGTTATGTTCTTCATGAATCGGTTAAAAATTATGATGCGGCAATAAGCGCATATCAAAGTGCATACCAATTAAATCCTAATGATATTGATACTTACATAAGCCTTGGAAGCGCATTCTACGACAAAGGTGATTACGATAACGCCAAGGTGGTTTATAATCTTGCGCTTGAACTTTATCCTGAAAACTCAAGAATACACTGTAATCTGGGTTATCTGCTCTGGGGCAGGGATGAAATCGACGAAGCTATCAAAGAATACGAGCTTGCTATAGCATACGACAATAACTATGACATCGCTTATAATAACCTTGGCGTACTGTATTTAGACAATTTAGGCAAGGTGAAAGATGCTATTGATTGTTTTGAGCTGGCTGTCGCTTCCAACCCGAACTATGCCCTTGCTTATTATAATCTTGGAAGAGCAATGGTTGTAAGAGGGGATAAAATTGAAGCGGCAAGACTCTATCAGGTTGCGCTTGATATAAATAAAATAACCAACGAGCTTGATGCGCAGGAAATTACCGAAAGATTAAACGACCTGTTTGAATAA
- a CDS encoding response regulator transcription factor, translated as MVDSLAKILVVDDHPKYLADTLPMYGYEVQVAYDGIQAVQMLTNSNQHFDLVVLDVMMPNMDGFEVLKVIRSKEYLEELPVIMLTAVDAEQKQVSGLKFGADDYIVKPFSLPNFLARIEAILRRSKIKEKRKSDKALDLAFSTDEPVAPLTTREKEVLELVAKGANNMDISKKLFIREVTVKTHMNNIFKKLNVSNRTQAILLAMQMNIIK; from the coding sequence ATGGTAGACTCACTTGCAAAAATTTTAGTAGTAGATGATCATCCTAAGTATCTGGCAGATACTTTGCCAATGTACGGCTATGAAGTACAGGTTGCTTATGACGGTATTCAGGCTGTGCAAATGTTAACTAATTCCAACCAGCATTTTGATTTGGTTGTTTTGGATGTCATGATGCCGAACATGGATGGTTTTGAGGTTTTAAAGGTTATCAGAAGTAAAGAATATCTTGAAGAATTACCTGTAATTATGCTGACTGCGGTTGACGCAGAGCAAAAACAGGTTTCGGGTTTGAAATTCGGGGCTGATGATTATATTGTTAAGCCGTTTTCTTTACCTAATTTTCTTGCCAGAATTGAAGCAATTTTAAGACGCTCTAAAATCAAAGAAAAGAGAAAGTCCGATAAGGCTTTGGATTTGGCATTTTCTACCGATGAACCCGTTGCGCCCCTTACAACAAGGGAAAAAGAGGTTCTTGAATTAGTGGCAAAAGGTGCAAACAACATGGATATTTCCAAAAAGTTGTTTATAAGAGAAGTTACGGTAAAAACTCATATGAATAATATCTTTAAAAAATTAAATGTTTCAAACCGTACCCAGGCTATTTTGCTTGCTATGCAAATGAATATTATTAAATAA
- a CDS encoding pentapeptide repeat-containing protein, whose product MTENIIELLKQGKFDEFNAEIKNNVEDLTESDLSGMELSGVSFYGHDLSGSDFSETTLDNVNFEGTDLSSATFARAHLTTVAFNGAVLNGTKFNNAQIYSCDFTDADMSGADFSESDLSDSDLSLSLNLNKCTFDKFTIWPDADNLPSDFDTDYQDDLASLNEDDDYNNNEDY is encoded by the coding sequence ATGACAGAAAATATTATTGAGTTATTAAAACAAGGTAAATTTGATGAATTTAACGCAGAAATTAAAAACAATGTTGAAGATTTAACCGAAAGCGATTTATCGGGCATGGAATTGTCAGGAGTTTCTTTTTACGGGCATGATTTATCCGGGTCTGATTTTTCTGAAACTACGCTTGATAATGTTAACTTTGAAGGGACAGACCTATCAAGCGCAACTTTTGCACGGGCACACCTTACTACTGTTGCATTCAACGGCGCTGTTTTAAACGGTACCAAGTTTAATAACGCTCAAATTTATTCCTGTGATTTTACAGATGCTGATATGAGCGGAGCTGATTTTTCCGAATCTGATTTAAGTGATAGCGATTTAAGTCTGTCGCTGAATTTGAACAAGTGTACTTTTGATAAATTTACTATTTGGCCTGATGCCGATAACTTACCGTCTGATTTTGATACGGATTATCAGGATGATTTAGCTTCTCTTAATGAAGATGACGATTACAATAATAATGAAGACTACTAG
- a CDS encoding AMP-binding protein, with the protein MENKTDDFENRIALGMKSHLGWKELTFRGLGILSRRLANHLIKIGINKGDKVAILSESMPEWGATLFASVLAGATVVPLDIKLTIYELQSILADCQPKLLLVSNAFLETAVELKKEIPSIEDIIVLDGSSAMTEYASMYNIENNTEGKWRHRAPNKTALIIYTSGTTGSPKGVEISFKNVLAQIDSISKCFDFGENDQLLSILPMNHLFELTVGFLSFLNWGTSIYYSKSLKPKDLFSIIRDKKVTFMIVVPAFLKLLKTGIETEVNQLSPVRKAMFKFFYSIADYLPLWTRKLLFKKIHDKFGGKFKGCIAGGAPLDLDVGIFFKRIGMLVYQGYGLSEASPVVATERASVSKFRSVGRALPNVKVKTDPETGELLVKGDNVMKGYYNQPELTKEVFTEDGWLKTGDIAKIDKEGFVFITGRIKSMIVLSGGKKVFPEEVESVLEKSPMFEEVCVFGGRRTGGQKNSTEDVCVAILPKQEIAESAQNEQELENIIKAEVKKLSQRLAAYKRPVNIITADAPMPRTATRKIKRNEVKKLLLG; encoded by the coding sequence ATGGAAAACAAAACAGATGACTTTGAAAACCGTATAGCGTTAGGAATGAAATCACATTTGGGCTGGAAAGAGCTTACTTTCAGAGGCCTTGGGATTTTATCAAGAAGACTTGCCAATCATTTAATTAAAATAGGTATCAACAAAGGCGATAAGGTTGCAATTTTATCGGAATCCATGCCTGAATGGGGCGCAACACTCTTTGCCTCTGTCTTGGCCGGTGCAACAGTAGTTCCTCTTGATATAAAACTTACTATTTATGAATTGCAATCAATTCTTGCCGATTGTCAGCCTAAATTACTCCTTGTTTCAAACGCTTTTCTGGAAACAGCTGTTGAACTGAAAAAAGAAATACCATCAATAGAAGATATAATTGTGCTGGACGGCAGCAGCGCAATGACAGAATACGCATCTATGTATAATATTGAAAATAACACTGAAGGCAAATGGCGGCACAGAGCGCCCAATAAAACCGCTCTTATTATTTATACGTCGGGAACAACAGGAAGCCCTAAAGGGGTAGAAATTTCTTTTAAAAATGTTTTAGCTCAAATTGACTCCATCAGTAAGTGTTTTGATTTTGGTGAAAATGACCAGCTGCTTTCTATTTTACCTATGAATCACTTATTTGAATTAACTGTAGGGTTCTTGTCATTCTTAAATTGGGGAACATCTATTTACTATTCAAAAAGTTTGAAACCAAAAGATTTATTCTCAATTATCAGAGATAAAAAAGTTACATTTATGATTGTGGTACCTGCTTTTTTAAAGCTGCTTAAAACCGGCATAGAAACAGAGGTCAATCAACTCTCGCCCGTGAGAAAGGCTATGTTTAAATTCTTCTACAGCATAGCGGATTATCTTCCTTTATGGACAAGAAAATTGTTATTCAAAAAAATACATGACAAGTTCGGCGGCAAATTCAAAGGCTGTATTGCAGGCGGTGCGCCATTAGACTTAGATGTAGGTATTTTCTTTAAAAGAATAGGTATGCTTGTGTACCAAGGTTACGGGCTATCTGAAGCAAGTCCTGTTGTGGCAACAGAAAGAGCATCAGTAAGCAAATTCCGCTCAGTAGGCAGGGCTCTACCTAACGTAAAAGTAAAAACAGACCCTGAAACAGGAGAATTGCTTGTAAAAGGCGATAATGTAATGAAGGGTTATTATAATCAGCCTGAACTGACGAAAGAAGTATTTACCGAAGACGGCTGGTTAAAAACCGGTGATATCGCCAAAATAGACAAAGAAGGTTTTGTCTTTATCACAGGCAGAATAAAAAGCATGATTGTATTAAGCGGCGGTAAAAAAGTATTCCCTGAAGAAGTAGAATCTGTACTTGAAAAATCACCTATGTTTGAAGAAGTTTGCGTATTTGGCGGCAGACGCACGGGCGGACAAAAAAACAGTACGGAAGACGTATGCGTTGCAATACTACCTAAGCAGGAAATAGCGGAAAGCGCACAAAATGAGCAGGAACTTGAAAATATTATAAAAGCCGAAGTAAAGAAACTTTCCCAAAGGCTTGCCGCTTACAAAAGACCTGTTAATATTATAACGGCAGATGCTCCTATGCCAAGAACCGCTACAAGAAAAATTAAACGCAATGAGGTAAAAAAACTGCTCTTAGGTTAA
- a CDS encoding type IV pilus twitching motility protein PilT, with product MVIDELLELVIDNNASDLHLSVGLPPIIRVHGELLKTELPDLTAQDVEQLVFSMLTAEQRRYLEQHLELDCSYGIFGLGRFRVNIYKERGTYAAALRTVASVTPTIEQLGLPTIVKDLTRKPRGLILVTGPTGSGKSTTLAAMIDSINTSHACHILTIEDPIEFVHNSKKALVHQRELGADTKTFANALRASLREDPDVILIGEMRDLETIQLAITAAETGHLVFGTLHTSSAIQTIDRIVDAFPPGQQQQIRVQLSTSLVAVLAQTLLPKRTPEGRQDGRILAQEIMIVTPAIANLIRESKTIQMYSSIQTGAQHGMITLEASLKNLYDRKLIAYEDAMMVTSRPDDLAKLLGYNT from the coding sequence ATGGTTATTGATGAGTTGTTGGAATTAGTAATTGATAATAATGCAAGCGATTTGCATTTGTCAGTGGGTTTACCGCCTATAATAAGGGTACATGGAGAATTATTAAAAACGGAATTGCCTGATTTAACGGCACAAGATGTAGAACAGTTGGTTTTTTCTATGTTAACTGCAGAGCAAAGACGTTACCTGGAACAGCATTTGGAACTTGATTGCAGCTATGGGATATTCGGCTTGGGCAGATTCAGGGTGAATATTTACAAAGAAAGAGGTACCTACGCGGCAGCATTAAGAACCGTAGCTTCTGTTACACCTACTATAGAACAACTGGGGCTGCCTACAATTGTGAAAGACTTAACGAGAAAGCCAAGAGGCCTGATTCTTGTAACAGGTCCTACCGGAAGCGGTAAATCTACAACCCTGGCGGCAATGATTGATTCCATTAATACCAGCCATGCCTGCCATATTCTTACAATTGAAGATCCTATAGAATTTGTGCATAATTCCAAAAAGGCTTTAGTCCACCAAAGAGAGCTCGGCGCTGATACAAAAACGTTTGCAAATGCCCTGAGAGCCTCATTAAGAGAAGACCCTGACGTTATACTAATCGGTGAAATGAGAGATTTGGAAACTATCCAGCTGGCTATAACGGCGGCTGAAACAGGACACCTTGTGTTCGGAACTCTGCATACTTCAAGCGCTATTCAAACAATAGACAGAATTGTAGACGCTTTTCCTCCAGGGCAGCAGCAGCAAATCAGAGTTCAATTATCAACAAGCTTGGTAGCGGTGCTTGCTCAGACACTTTTACCTAAAAGAACGCCTGAAGGCAGGCAGGATGGCAGGATTTTGGCTCAGGAAATTATGATTGTTACTCCCGCTATTGCCAACCTCATAAGAGAAAGCAAAACTATCCAAATGTACAGTTCCATTCAAACAGGAGCGCAACATGGTATGATTACTTTAGAAGCTTCGTTGAAGAATTTGTACGACAGAAAATTGATTGCCTACGAAGATGCTATGATGGTAACTTCAAGACCCGATGATTTAGCTAAGCTGCTTGGGTACAATACGTAA
- the queD gene encoding 6-carboxytetrahydropterin synthase QueD: MFEIKIEDHFSAAHHLLNYEGECERQHGHNWKVEVYAQGENLDKSGILIDFKVLKKALKETLAEFDHKDLNELEEFKDKSPSSERIARVIYYRLKENFYTITKVSVWETERACASYFEE; encoded by the coding sequence ATGTTTGAAATAAAAATAGAAGACCATTTCTCTGCTGCGCATCACCTTCTAAACTACGAGGGAGAATGCGAAAGACAACATGGGCATAATTGGAAAGTAGAAGTTTACGCTCAAGGTGAAAATCTTGATAAATCAGGTATCTTGATAGATTTCAAAGTGTTAAAAAAAGCGTTAAAAGAAACTCTGGCAGAATTTGACCACAAAGACCTGAACGAGCTTGAAGAATTTAAAGACAAAAGCCCAAGCAGTGAAAGAATAGCAAGGGTTATATATTACAGATTAAAAGAAAATTTTTATACCATCACAAAAGTTTCCGTATGGGAAACAGAAAGAGCCTGTGCCTCGTATTTTGAAGAATAG
- a CDS encoding type II secretion system protein translates to MDDFMKNISNAYSLAEVLLALTVLGILMVLTLPSLLLTYEKQIYLSGVRDVMNEGNKAFAAFALKDGASGKLSATNLFANNPLVAGNGLAKVYKTVKECSGAAGDCWSKNPKTNIGTVDFNAENSYKFMDVKGKTYSITSYGTNCQTLVATNENAIKYQKFAKGCGTFIVDLDGARGPNTYGRDVFGFIILDNYPAYLYPMGGKFDNINGHWQAAGTCERGGANHSLTCTGRIVEDGWRINYY, encoded by the coding sequence ATGGATGATTTTATGAAAAATATTTCTAACGCTTATTCATTGGCAGAAGTTTTGCTCGCCCTTACCGTACTTGGAATACTTATGGTACTGACTTTGCCTTCTCTTCTTCTTACTTATGAAAAACAAATTTACCTCTCAGGCGTAAGAGATGTTATGAATGAGGGGAACAAAGCGTTCGCGGCATTTGCATTAAAAGACGGCGCAAGTGGAAAATTATCCGCCACAAATCTTTTTGCTAATAATCCGCTTGTTGCAGGAAACGGGCTGGCGAAAGTTTATAAAACGGTCAAAGAATGTTCCGGTGCAGCGGGTGATTGCTGGTCAAAAAATCCAAAAACAAACATAGGCACTGTAGATTTTAACGCCGAAAACAGCTACAAGTTTATGGACGTAAAAGGCAAAACTTATTCTATAACTTCTTATGGTACCAACTGCCAAACGTTAGTTGCAACAAATGAGAATGCCATAAAATATCAAAAATTTGCCAAAGGCTGCGGCACATTCATAGTTGACCTGGACGGCGCTAGAGGACCTAATACCTACGGCAGAGATGTTTTTGGGTTTATAATACTGGATAATTATCCTGCATATTTGTATCCCATGGGCGGAAAATTTGATAATATAAACGGTCATTGGCAAGCAGCAGGAACCTGCGAGAGAGGCGGTGCAAATCATAGCCTTACATGTACGGGCAGGATTGTTGAAGACGGCTGGCGTATTAATTATTACTAA
- a CDS encoding glycogen synthase, with translation MNILFVSAEVSPFAKVGGLADVAGSLPKYIKNLGHEIKVVMPAYGCIDYQKYGIEYVNFPPLTVQMGSSDIGFGVMKGKLPNSDVEIYFLANDGYFGNFNYIYPQWVSNRFEHERYAVFSKAVLEFTMLMDFKADIIHCNDWHTATIPMHLKESFKYSGFHGGMKSIFTIHNLAYQGRYSKDIVDFIGFPADWAWRFDMLECCKEVNMMKGALKFADKITTVSPTYAFEIQRGEYGEGLEQVLYDEKYKTCGILNGIDYNEWNPATDKKIFANYSKDDLSGKLKCKLELQKKYGLEVNESIPLIGIVSRLVNQKGLDLIAAIAHEFKQMNAQMIVLGSGEGWYEDMFRHLGLNSRNIRDFIGYNATEAEYIYSGADMFLMPSRFEPCGISQLIAMAFGTVPIVRETGGLVDTVQNYNNETQEGTGFKFWNYDANGLLDTIKWACDVFKDKKAWQELVRRDMEQDFSWNLSAQKYIWLYEDVLKI, from the coding sequence ATGAATATTTTATTTGTTTCGGCAGAAGTATCTCCGTTTGCAAAAGTAGGCGGATTAGCGGATGTGGCGGGAAGCCTGCCTAAGTACATTAAAAACCTCGGGCATGAAATCAAAGTGGTAATGCCCGCATACGGCTGCATAGATTATCAAAAATACGGAATTGAATACGTGAATTTTCCGCCATTGACAGTACAGATGGGCAGCAGCGATATCGGATTCGGCGTTATGAAAGGCAAGCTGCCGAATAGCGATGTTGAAATATACTTTTTGGCAAATGACGGCTACTTCGGAAATTTCAACTACATTTACCCGCAGTGGGTTTCTAACAGGTTTGAGCATGAACGCTATGCTGTTTTTTCAAAGGCTGTGCTTGAATTCACAATGCTGATGGATTTTAAAGCAGACATAATACACTGCAACGACTGGCATACGGCTACAATACCCATGCATCTCAAAGAAAGTTTTAAATATTCGGGCTTCCATGGCGGTATGAAATCTATATTCACGATACACAACCTTGCTTATCAAGGGCGTTATTCAAAAGATATTGTAGACTTTATCGGATTTCCTGCTGATTGGGCATGGCGTTTTGATATGCTTGAATGCTGCAAGGAAGTAAATATGATGAAGGGAGCTTTAAAGTTTGCAGACAAAATCACAACCGTATCACCGACTTATGCGTTTGAAATCCAAAGGGGCGAATACGGCGAAGGGTTAGAACAGGTTTTATATGATGAAAAATATAAAACCTGCGGTATTTTAAACGGCATAGACTACAATGAGTGGAATCCGGCGACAGATAAGAAAATCTTTGCAAATTACAGCAAAGATGATTTATCTGGCAAATTAAAATGCAAACTTGAATTGCAAAAAAAATACGGACTGGAAGTGAACGAAAGTATTCCGCTTATAGGTATAGTATCACGCCTCGTAAACCAAAAGGGATTAGACTTAATTGCAGCTATTGCGCATGAATTCAAACAAATGAATGCACAAATGATAGTATTAGGTTCGGGCGAAGGATGGTATGAAGATATGTTCAGACATTTGGGACTAAATAGCCGTAACATAAGAGATTTTATAGGTTATAACGCCACAGAAGCAGAATATATTTATTCGGGAGCCGATATGTTTTTAATGCCGAGCCGTTTTGAACCTTGCGGAATAAGCCAGCTTATAGCGATGGCTTTTGGCACTGTTCCGATTGTGCGTGAAACAGGCGGGCTTGTTGATACTGTTCAAAATTATAACAATGAAACTCAAGAGGGTACAGGGTTTAAATTTTGGAATTATGACGCCAACGGGCTTTTAGATACCATAAAGTGGGCTTGTGATGTATTTAAAGACAAAAAAGCCTGGCAAGAACTTGTTCGAAGGGATATGGAACAAGACTTCAGCTGGAATCTAAGTGCGCAAAAGTATATCTGGCTTTATGAAGATGTATTAAAGATATAA